In a genomic window of Polypterus senegalus isolate Bchr_013 chromosome 13, ASM1683550v1, whole genome shotgun sequence:
- the atox1 gene encoding copper transport protein ATOX1, with protein MTKHEFFVDMTCEGCSGAVTRVLNKLGGVQFDIDLPNKKVFIESDHSVDLLLETLKKTGKNASYIGTK; from the exons ATGACG AAGCACGAGTTTTTCGTTGACATGACCTGCGAGGGTTGTTCCGGTGCGGTCACGAGGGTCCTGAACAAATTAGGAG GTGTGCAGTTTGACATTGATCTTCCAAATAAGAAGGTTTTTATTGAGTCTGACCACAGTGTGGATCTTCTCCTTGAAACCctgaaaaaaactggaaaaaatgcaaGCTATATCGGGACAAAATAG